A section of the Streptomyces sp. CG1 genome encodes:
- a CDS encoding CU044_2847 family protein: protein MALDDGGSVLVETAVGVDSDGPVKAGRIGDAIHDLPTSLQAALGPVTETARAALEQLRRAGPAEVEVEFGVDLSCQAGVVITKGETACHLRIKATWRRAESDTGTEG from the coding sequence ATGGCGTTGGACGACGGCGGATCGGTCTTGGTCGAGACGGCGGTCGGGGTGGACTCGGACGGGCCGGTGAAGGCCGGCAGGATCGGCGACGCCATCCATGATCTGCCGACGAGCCTGCAGGCGGCCCTTGGCCCCGTCACTGAGACCGCTCGGGCAGCGTTGGAGCAGTTACGCAGAGCCGGGCCCGCCGAAGTCGAGGTGGAGTTCGGCGTTGATCTGTCCTGCCAGGCCGGCGTCGTGATCACCAAGGGCGAGACCGCGTGCCACCTCAGGATCAAGGCGACATGGCGGCGCGCCGAGTCGGACACCGGTACGGAAGGCTGA